Sequence from the Sulfuracidifex tepidarius genome:
TCTCAAGGAAAGGTTTCCCTTACACTAGACTTGAGGGTGAAGGTTGAGGATAGAGGACTGGACAGGGAAATTAAGATAGACGAGCTCAGGGCAGCTGTAGGCAGAAGCTTGAAGGAAATCCTTGGAGGGTCGTTCAATATACACTCCGAGTTCGAGGAAATGGTCTCCCAGGAAATGGAGAGCATGATTGAACCCGTAATCTCGGCGTATAGGAAGAAGCTAGAAGACGAAACCGGCTTCCAGGAAGTAGTGATCGTCCCTGCGGATAGGGCTTCACTCATAAACGTGTTAGAATCCGGGATATCGCAAGAGGAGATCATCCAGTTCGTTGACGACATTAGGCTAAAGGCGATGTCGAGGATAAGGAAAGGGATAACAGAGATCCATAACCTTGAAATAGGAGACTTAGTTCCGGAAAAGGTCGAGATACAAGGAGGAATAATACAATACGGGAATGGAAGGCTGTCAAACTCTCCTACTTGGGTTAAATCTCTAGTTACAATGCTGTCTATTATCGCCTCAGCCCAGCCAGGATCACTAGTACTTGTGGATGAACCTGAAGAGCACTTGAAAGATGAGGACGTCGAGAAAGTGGGGAAATTCCTGCTTTCACTGTCGTCATTCAAGGTAATCGTTTCAACAAGGAATAGGAAACTTTACGATCTGATAAGAACATCATCCTAACCCTATTTCTCTGCTTCAATATTTCTTAATCATGTCTCCCTATTCTGTTTTCATCGTAATTCAAGTTATTTTTCTCGCCCACTAAGATAAAAGTAATGTCATTTCAGTTCTACTTTAGCTCTTCTTTTGAAACGTTCTTATTTCATTGCAATTACAGTTAGTTTAGTTTTTCTTTATAGTTAAATATTAAGAATCAATGTCTATTGTACCAGAACTCTTTCTCAGGTCGAAGTTACAAGGAAGAAGCCTCTAACATTCCTTAGGATACATAATAAATAGAGAAATATATAGATATATATAACAATAAATAGAATATTTTCAAAATGCTTAAATTCTATACGTTTCATATCGAGTTAATGAGACAAAATCCCTTCAAACCTTTAGACGAGACCAGACTGAACTTTTTCCACTTCAAGAATCTGTTCACTACTGGAATGGGCGTATTCACAGACGGGTACGATCTATCCTCCATAGGAATAGTGCTTGCAATAGTCTTGTCCTCTTATGGGATAAAACCGGGAAGTTCAACATACGTTTTTTACGACTCGTTAGTTGCAGGATCTGCGTTGATAGGAGCGGCTGTTGGTTCAATAATCTTTGGTCAACTATCAAGAATGGGGAGAAAGAAGTTCTATGGAATAGATGTAGCTTTAATGACTGTAGGTGCATTGCTACAAGCCTTCGCGCCTAATGCTCCTACGTTAATAGCTATCAGATTTCTCCTGGGTATGGGTGTTGGAGCTGACTACGTTCTGTCCCCTATGATAATGGCTGAACATACTAACGCTAAGGACAGAGGGAAGATAATTGCGTTAGGCTTCGGAATGTTCTGGGGATTCGGAGCTACAGTCGCAGCTGCAATAGCTTTGGTACTGGGATACCTCCATGTTTCTCCCGACCTTACCTGGAGGATCGTACTCGCTGCAGGGGCCATTCCAGCGGCTTCAGTCATCTACCTCAGAAGGAAGATACCAGAGACTGCAAGGTTCTTGGGCAGAATAGAAGGCAACGTTGAGAAGGTAAAGGAAGTCGTAAAGGAAGTCGCGAAGAGCGAGGTCTCAATAGACGCTGACTTGAAAGATAACAACGGATTCGGATATTACTTCAGGAAGAACCTTAGGGTATTCTTTGGAGCTATGTTCCTCTGGTTCCTGTTCGATATAGCTGCATACTCTTCGATCTTGTTCGGGCCAACAAGTATAGCGAAAGTCTTGGGTCTTACCCCGTCTCTGTTTCAGTTTATGACCGAATTCGCGTTCACAGTTCCCGGAGGAATACTTGCAATACTGCTCATAGACCGCGTTGGGAGGAAACCCATGCAAATAGCAGGATTCTTAGGAATGGCAGCGTTCCTCCTTGCCTTCAGCCTTTACCTCTCTTCAACCGGGACTTCTTATGATCTGAAGACTGGAGCACTAGTTATAGGTCCAGCCTTCTCTCCTCTCCTTGGAATATTGTTGTTCGGAATGTTTAACTTCATGGAACAAGCGGGTCCAGGCTCCATAAGTGCCTCAGGAATGTTGGGCGTTGAACTGGCCCCTACTAAGATAAGGGGACAAGTACAATCCTTCACAGTTTCTGCAGGCAGAATAGGAGCATCATTCTCGTCTTTCGTCTTCCCCTCTCTCTTGGCGACATACGGACTGTCATTCGCGATCACCTTCCTATCTGTGCTCATGTTCATAGCTGCAGCGGTTACGTTCTTCATGATTCCTGAGACTAAAGGTAAGCCTCTGGAAGTATCCTCAGGAGAAATAACGGAGATAGAACAAGGACAAAACAAGACATAAAAGAAGTTTTTCCTCTTCTCTTATTTTTACCTTTAACTTATAACTTCTTTTTAGAATTTCTATAATATTTTTGATATCAGATCATAACTTCTTATTTAGAGCTCTTCAGATTATTTTTATATTCCCTTCTTGCGGTCGAAAGCCATCTTCAAGATCTGTCTAACGTTCTCATATGTATCTAGTTGGTCAATCTCTTGATAAGAGAACCACTTCCCCTCAGACAGCTCCCCTCCTATCCTTTTGACGAGAAATATCATGTCATAGTGGAGATGAGTGACGTCTGGGTAATTCACGGTTTCCATGGAAATGGTAATTGGTAACGGTTCCGGAGAAACTAAAGGGTCATTGGTTTCGAACTTATCGCCTATAACGTTCACCCTTAATCCAGTCTCCTCCAGGAACTCCCTCTCAGCTGCTTCATGAGGGGTCTCGTTCTCCTCTACATGTCCTCCTGGATATAACCATTTTCCAAGCTTCTTGTGTTTTATGAGCAGAACCTTATCGTCTTCTATAAGTATACCTCCAGCTACAATACATTTCTTTACCATGAGATGTGTAAAAGAGAAAGCTAGAAATAAGCGTTGTGCCTCACTCCTTTCATTAGGTTACTTTTCTAGGATTTTCTTAGCAATTTTTGAGAAAAAATGGCTTCAATAAGAATTCGCTCGTGAACTGCGAAAACTTCACCTATTTTTTACGAAATCGAAGATAGAGATTATCAATCATTTTCACTTCCTTAAAGTTAAATATTTAACTTCTGCTTTACCCCTACTCATGTGAAAATAGGTTACGCCATACTTGACGAAGGAAAAGGAGTCGTACTTTTGAAAGATGGAAAGGTATACCAGCCTGAGAATGAAGCTTTTTCATGCGTTTTTCAAGACACCTCAAAGGTGATCTCAGGATTCGAGGAGGTTAAGTCACTTAAAATGAAGGAGGTAAGGGTGAAGAAATTCCTTCCTCCGGTATATCCAGAGAAGATATTTCTCCCAGCGGTTAACTTCAGATCTCACTCTAAGGAGTCCTCCATGGCTCCTCCAAGCGAACCGTACTTCTTCACGAAGTTCAGGAACGCCTTGATCGGAATAGGAGATCCCATAGTTATCCCCCATTACCTCAAGAAAGTAGATTATGAAGGGGAGATAGGCATAGTCATAGGAAGGAAATGTAAGGATGTTGAAAAGCATGACGCTATGGAATGCGTCTTCGGGTTCACGGTAGTGAACGACGTCAGCTTCAGGGATTATCAGTTCCCCGGTATTCCGCATTACGGTCTGAACTGGGTGAAAGGGAAGGGACTGGACAAGGGACTCCCAGTAGGTCCTTGGGTAGTCTCCCTTGACGAGGTTAACGTTGACAGCCTGAGGATAATCACCAAGGTGAACGGAAGGAAAGTGCAAGACGGAGGGATAGAGGACATGATATTCGATATACCTTCTTTGATATCCTACTTGAGCAAGGGGATCACATTACTCCCAGGGGATCTAATCACTACAGGTACTCCAGCAGGTGTAGGAGAGTTCGGAGAGAAGAACTACCTCAAGGACGGGGATGTAGTTTCAGTTGAGGTACCACAAGTAGGTTTGTTGTGGAATATAGTAAAGGAAGATAAGGGAAAGGGGAAAGGGGAAGGAGGAGCTTCTAGTAATATTTAGAGTAGAGTTTAAAGTACTCTGAGAACCCCTCTAACATTCTCTTTTCATAATACAAAGATATCAAAACGGTAGCTGTGGATAAACCAGCGAAAAACATTGAAATTGCGGGAAACATTAAAACGAACAGAAGAAGGCTAACTGTAGTCAGAAACATTGATGAGGAAGAAGAAACCAGTGTGTAGTAATAGCTATTCTCGAAGTTCCTCATCAGAAATCCTATTCTCCTTTCGACGTTCATAAGAGAGGATAAGCTACCTAACCTCTTCCTCAACTTTGGCCAACGTTTCTCGAGCTCCTTCATGAAGACATCTCCGTCTATTTTCATACTTGCCCCGATTATTGACTCCTCAATTAGGGAGGAAGCCTCCTCAGACGAGAGAAAGCTTATTAAGCTCTTGAACGTGAGGAAGACCAGTTTATCTTCCAATTTTTCATTTTCCTCCCTTATTGAGGTTAACCTTTTCCTTACGTAATAAAGGAAAATTGATGAAACTATAGTGAGAAATGTAGGGATCAGCAGAAACATGAAATCGGGACTATTCATTAACCAAATCTTCATTTATAGAGTTTAAAAGTGTTACCAATTCAGTTTCTAGAGATCTTATTTTCCGTAAGTTTTCAAGCAGTCTCTTACCTTTGCTGGTTATCCTATACTCTCCGTCCTTTTCCTCAACAAGACCATTGCTTATCATCATATTGACGTATTTTTTTGTTAAAGTGAAGCTTAAATTGGCATTCTTCATAAGGGAGGAGGTCTTGTTGTAACCCTTGTCTATTACCTCTAATATATCACCAACTATCTCCGCATTTGATCTCTTAACTCTCATTATTATCTTATTGAATATGTGAGTTTGTCTTTTTAAATCTTTTCTATATACGCTTTAGAATTAAGAGATTAATTTCTCCTGCGATTTTTAATCAGATAGAAAAGAAATATAATACATATATATAACCTATATATCTATATTCATTAAAACTTCAAATTAATTATAAAAATTGAAGATTTACGAGTTCTTACTGCTGGCCTGACTCTCCTTGATTCTTTGGCTGAGCGTTTTCTTCCTGCTGTTTTTTCTTTTGTTCCTCACTCGCGTAAAGCTTGTCGAGGACTAGCTTAAGCTTCTCAGCGTCCTTTTCTCCGCGGTATCTTGAAACTAGCTTCATGAGGATTTCAAGTTCCCTCTTCGAAGGTTTACCTTCCAAAAGTGGAACTAACTTCGACAGGAAGTCTCTATTTATTGCGTCCACTATGTCAAGGTATTCTGGCACAGTCAAAGACGGAGAGCTCTTCAACAAGCTTAAAATGGAGTTGGAAATCAGGATTGAGACTTCCTTCACCGAGTTAAGGATAGCCTCAGCTTTGTCCTTGTCCTGATTCTTGGACAGTTCCTTTAACTCCTCCAGCTTCTCAGCTAACTTGTACTTCTGAAGCTCGAGAGCTATCATGGATTCCCTGATATCCTTTGACGCTACATAACGTATCTCATTGCCGTCCCTGAGAATGTTGACACTTCCGTCGAAATAGAGGTCTTCTAGAACATGAGACAGTGTTTCCTTGCTCATCACCAAGTTCATGCTCTGGAAGAGGTCGTCCTTATCTATCCCTGCAGGACCTCCTTGGGCTATACTCATGACAACAATTCTATGTTTCTTATCGAGAAATTCCATCGCTTAATTATTAAGGACACTACTTAAATTATTGTCGTGAGATCGTTTTCATTTTCTTCCCCAGGGAAGGTGCTCTGGATAGGGAGTTACACAGTAGTCTTTGGGGGAATTTCCCATTCAGTGGCTATAGACAGGAGGGTGAGGTGTACCTTAACGGAAGGTAAAAAGAACGTGTTCGATACGTCATACGGTAAGTTCAGAGAAGGAGAGAACCCTGTCATAGACTCTGTTCTGTCAGTGGTGAGAGAACACTTAGGAGATGTGAAAGGAGTTCAAGTTAGTCTGAAAAACGACGAAGACTTCTCTTTCATGGGAAGAAAGACAGGACTGGGAAGCTCATCAGCGTCTACAGTTTCCTTAACCGGATGTCTTTACTACTACATGAGAGAGAGGATCGATCTGGATGAGATACACTTCCTCTCCCAGAAGGCAAATTACGTCAGACAGGGAGGAATAGGTAGCGGGTTCGACATAGCTACTGCAGTGTACGGTAGCGTGAAGTACAGGAGGTTCACCACCCCTGACTCAAGGGATTGGAATGTAGAGAAGGTAGAGTTTCCCACGGGTTACGAGATACTTCTGGGGTTCACGGGCAGGAGCGCTGACACGGTGAACTTAGTTAGGGAGTTCAGTAAGGCAAAAGACACTGACTACTTCAGGGAGTCATTCCGAGAAATAGAGAAAGAAAACGAGATGGCAGTGAAGTATCTAGAGAAGGGAGACCTCATAAGCGCTATACCTCACGTGAAGATGGCTAGGACTGAACTGAACTTGCTCGCGGAAAAGGTGGGAGTGAAACTGGAGAGTCAACAGGAAAGAAAGATCCTTCGCGAAACGGAGAAGAGAGGGGCTTTGATAGCTTTCTCCCCTGGGGCTGGAGGAGGCGACTCTCTCCTGGCTATAGGAAAGGAAATGGAACAAGTGAAGTCTTTCTGGGAGAGCGTCGGGATCAAGGTTATAAAAGTGAAAGAAGATAGGGGACTGACTAAGGATGCTTGAAGGAGAGGCTGAAGCACCTTCCAACATAGCCATAGTGAAATAT
This genomic interval carries:
- a CDS encoding winged helix-turn-helix domain-containing protein is translated as MRVKRSNAEIVGDILEVIDKGYNKTSSLMKNANLSFTLTKKYVNMMISNGLVEEKDGEYRITSKGKRLLENLRKIRSLETELVTLLNSINEDLVNE
- a CDS encoding NUDIX hydrolase; the encoded protein is MVKKCIVAGGILIEDDKVLLIKHKKLGKWLYPGGHVEENETPHEAAEREFLEETGLRVNVIGDKFETNDPLVSPEPLPITISMETVNYPDVTHLHYDMIFLVKRIGGELSEGKWFSYQEIDQLDTYENVRQILKMAFDRKKGI
- a CDS encoding phosphomevalonate kinase; this encodes MRSFSFSSPGKVLWIGSYTVVFGGISHSVAIDRRVRCTLTEGKKNVFDTSYGKFREGENPVIDSVLSVVREHLGDVKGVQVSLKNDEDFSFMGRKTGLGSSSASTVSLTGCLYYYMRERIDLDEIHFLSQKANYVRQGGIGSGFDIATAVYGSVKYRRFTTPDSRDWNVEKVEFPTGYEILLGFTGRSADTVNLVREFSKAKDTDYFRESFREIEKENEMAVKYLEKGDLISAIPHVKMARTELNLLAEKVGVKLESQQERKILRETEKRGALIAFSPGAGGGDSLLAIGKEMEQVKSFWESVGIKVIKVKEDRGLTKDA
- a CDS encoding MFS transporter, translated to MRQNPFKPLDETRLNFFHFKNLFTTGMGVFTDGYDLSSIGIVLAIVLSSYGIKPGSSTYVFYDSLVAGSALIGAAVGSIIFGQLSRMGRKKFYGIDVALMTVGALLQAFAPNAPTLIAIRFLLGMGVGADYVLSPMIMAEHTNAKDRGKIIALGFGMFWGFGATVAAAIALVLGYLHVSPDLTWRIVLAAGAIPAASVIYLRRKIPETARFLGRIEGNVEKVKEVVKEVAKSEVSIDADLKDNNGFGYYFRKNLRVFFGAMFLWFLFDIAAYSSILFGPTSIAKVLGLTPSLFQFMTEFAFTVPGGILAILLIDRVGRKPMQIAGFLGMAAFLLAFSLYLSSTGTSYDLKTGALVIGPAFSPLLGILLFGMFNFMEQAGPGSISASGMLGVELAPTKIRGQVQSFTVSAGRIGASFSSFVFPSLLATYGLSFAITFLSVLMFIAAAVTFFMIPETKGKPLEVSSGEITEIEQGQNKT
- a CDS encoding fumarylacetoacetate hydrolase family protein, which translates into the protein MKIGYAILDEGKGVVLLKDGKVYQPENEAFSCVFQDTSKVISGFEEVKSLKMKEVRVKKFLPPVYPEKIFLPAVNFRSHSKESSMAPPSEPYFFTKFRNALIGIGDPIVIPHYLKKVDYEGEIGIVIGRKCKDVEKHDAMECVFGFTVVNDVSFRDYQFPGIPHYGLNWVKGKGLDKGLPVGPWVVSLDEVNVDSLRIITKVNGRKVQDGGIEDMIFDIPSLISYLSKGITLLPGDLITTGTPAGVGEFGEKNYLKDGDVVSVEVPQVGLLWNIVKEDKGKGKGEGGASSNI